In Entelurus aequoreus isolate RoL-2023_Sb linkage group LG13, RoL_Eaeq_v1.1, whole genome shotgun sequence, a genomic segment contains:
- the si:dkey-243k1.3 gene encoding endonuclease domain-containing 1 protein-like: METLVTLCSFLSLFFVVRADLVGQFEDVPECMEYFHSRKVPEYHTSTSGTVRLCQRFANRYHFATLYDTNHRIAVYSAYIFQPSNGGGRERRWFVEPQLVNPSWQAEMKDGYWLGRDHPGIYLGEKQALNEDYTHSGFDRGHLNPNGHHAVPGRNATFTLTNVVPQNPKLNQNAWRIHESQLTELFRSKCSKVYVLVGAIPSADNWIVKNNVKRVNIPDYLWNAFCCLDNNDKPIQGAAAAARNTADNWVEKFSLDELAEFLQQFSNQPVGELFHNNCMAV; the protein is encoded by the exons ATGGAAACACTGGTAACTCTGTGCAGTTTTCTGTCGCTCTTCTTTGTTGTCCGTGCAGACCTTGTGGGACAATTTGAG gatGTGCCAGAATGCATGGAATATTTCCATAGCAGAAAAGTACCAGAATACCATACGTCTACATCTGGCACTGTACGCCTCTGCCAACGCTTTGCCAACAG GTATCACTTTGCCACGCTGTACGACACCAACCATCGTATTGCAGTTTACTCTGCATACATTTTCCAGCCCAGCAATGGAGGTGGGAGGGAGAGACGGTGGTTTGTAGAGCCTCAG CTGGTAAACCCATCCTGGCAAGCTGAAATGAAGGATGGTTACTGGCTGGGGAGAGACCATCCTGGGATCTACCTAGGGGAGAAACAAGCTCTCAATGAGGACTATACACACTCTGGCTTTGATCGTGGTCACCTTAACCCTAATGGACACCATGCAG TCCCTGGCCGTAATGCCACTTTCACCCTCACCAACGTGGTTCCTCAGAACCCCAAACTGAACCAAAATGCATGGAGAATCCACGAGTCTCAGCTCACTGAGCTTTTCCGCAGTAAGTGCTCCAAGGTCTACGTTCTGGTCGGTGCCATTCCCTCTGCGGATAATTGGATCGTCAAGAACAACGTGAAGCGTGTCAACATCCCAGACTACCTGTGGAATGCTTTCTGCTGTTTGGACAACAACGACAAGCCCATTCAGGGGGCCGCCGCCGCAGCCAGGAACACCGCAGACAACTGGGTGGAGAAATTCTCGTTGGATGAGCTGGCAGAGTTCTTGCAACAGTTCTCAAATCAACCAGTAGGCGAGCTGTTCCACAACAACTGTATGGCAGTTTGA
- the LOC133663503 gene encoding homeodomain-interacting protein kinase 2-like, with product MSSWTSSDSSISSNTSTKIAKHEVQLGKVLYSHCNAYSVLNFVGEGYFGKVALCKNVYTTETVAIKILKHDASIKQDHDRELLMLKKISALDPNNSNMVRFYEHFEHEGNICLVFELLDCNLIDMMEERQRQPLTLDEVRVIGHQLLVALDSLKALGIVHTDIKPDNIMLVNRKDQPLRVKLIDFGNAISASKVKRGLDIQPVGYRAPEITLGLTYNENIDVWSVGCILAFLLLPGNLFGVNCEYQMIKRIVGLLGQPDDHVLQTGKYTEQYFVEDEDVGYFHYRFMTPEEYEAANNMKPKEPNSCKLLAKPLEDLILPPLEGESAEGELEDRKAFMDLLTSMLHVDGNQRISAAEALQHPFITMTHLADPAGRSLLTPKDVLSDEEQISPPNPKGANGSNKSILKRIRKFFRRMTSSFYRRPMLMD from the coding sequence CGAAGATTGCAAAACATGAAGTCCAGCTCGGCAAGGTCTTGTACAGCCACTGCAACGCTTACTCTGTCCTAAATTTCGTTGGAGAAGGCTACTTTGGAAAAGTGGCACTGTGCAAAAACGTGTACACTACGGAGACGGTGGCTATCAAGATCCTGAAGCATGACGCTTCTATCAAACAAGACCACGACAGAGAGCTGTTAATGCTCAAGAAGATCAGTGCCTTGGATCCTAACAACTCCAACATGGTCAGGTTCTATGAGCACTTTGAGCATGAAGGAAACATCTGTCTGGTGTTTGAGTTATTGGACTGTAATCTCATCGATATGATGGAGGAACGACAGCGTCAGCCGCTGACACTAGATGAAGTTCGTGTCATTGGCCATCAGCTGCTGGTGGCTTTGGACTCCCTGAAGGCTCTTGGCATTGTCCACACTGACATTAAGCCTGACAACATTATGCTTGTTAACAGGAAAGACCAGCCGCTGAGGGTGAAACTGATCGATTTTGGTAACGCCATCTCAGCATCCAAAGTTAAGAGAGGGTTGGATATACAACCAGTAGGATACCGAGCTCCAGAAATCACGCTCGGCCTCACTTACAACGAGAACATTGATGTCTGGAGTGTCGGCTGCATCCTGGCCTTCCTCCTCCTGCCCGGAAACCTTTTCGGTGTAAACTGTGAATATCAAATGATAAAGCGTATCGTTGGGCTTCTGGGCCAGCCAGATGACCATGTGCTGCAGACCGGCAAATACACTGAGCAGTATTTCGTTGAAGACGAGGACGTTGGCTATTTTCATTATCGATTCATGACACCAGAGGAGTATGAAGCAGCCAACAACATGAAACCAAAAGAGCCCAATAGTTGCAAACTACTCGCTAAACCACTGGAAGATCTGATTTTGCCCCCCCTTGAGGGAGAGAGCGCAGAGGGTGAACTTGAGGACAGGAAAGCTTTCATGGATCTGCTGACAAGCATGCTGCATGTGGACGGGAATCAGAGAATCTCTGCCGCAGAAGCCTTGCAGCATCCTTTCATCACAATGactcacctggccgaccctgccgGGAGGAGCCTGCTAACACCCAAAGACGTCCTGTCAGACGAAGAGCAAATCTCCCCCCCGAATCCAAAGGGTGCTAATGGATCCAACAAAAGCATCTTGAAGAGAATACGCAAATTCTTCCGCAGAATGACCTCTTCATTTTATCGCAGGCCCATGTTAATGGACTGA